agtaCAGAACATTATTTTTCCAGTATCTAGATAATTTACTCAATTATCTGTTCGTTTAtaacatttttatataaaaactgtgtattttttaaatattgttccattacaaaaaattaaaactattatatgaaatattatctaatgaaaattgttCTAAACAAAATTACCttccaaaattaaaattaaagtgAAAATTACGGCCGAATCGATTTTGTTCTCTGAACATGTTATTTTGATAACGTTGTTGTTGTCTTTGATTTCCAAAATTTGGAGCCCTATTATCACTACCTCTCGAAAGGTcatattcttttctttttgacTCATCACTTAAACATTCATACGCTTCATTAATCTGCTCCATCTTTTTATGATTACGCTcttgttcttcttcagaTAATTGACCTTGCTTATCTggatgatattttttagttAAACTTAAATAGGACTttctaatttcttttaattgtgaattttttttaactccAAGAATCTTATAATAATCCTTATTTGCCATATCGGCATTTGCTGGAGGAGGTGGTTGGGCTCGTTGTTGTTGATTGAAGAAATGTTGTcgctgctgctgctgctgctgctgctgttgttgttgttgacGCCTGTTGGTTTGCTCTTGattgtatttattattaatatctaaGATTATTTCTGAAAGCTTACTAACGACTTTATTTTGTGATTTATACAGTTCCCTATccttaaaatatttatccaCCTTCGAATATAATTCCcttgattttaatttattatttttattaataattttattcttctttaaaaCTGTctgaataaaataaaaacataaTTGAGGataattatctaataaacGATCCATTATATCTTCTGGCAATACAGCCTGtgtcaaaatattattatagtCTGTCAATTCTTGGAATTTTAACTCATCATCAAGAAAGTTTTTAATTGCTTTCGAGCAATATTTTGTagaataatgatttaaattaagttttgttaatttttttttctcttttgaatttaattttgagtTATAATTGATTTCAAAGATTGATTGACAAATTAAAGTATctatgaaaataataaaatcgGTGGATATATTGAcagtaaataataattgattggtatttgataattttaaaatcgaattaataaattgatcCGTCAAGGCCTGGATTAAAtcataattatttgtaaaGATATATTGGGGATcttgaatttcaaaaaatggaTCCTTATCACTAACATAAAATGTCAACACTCTTTGCCAatctttttccttttttgatgaagtatatttattatttgatgatgaacGCTGCATCTTTAAAAACTCATCTTTggaatttattaaactacGTGCTGGATTaatcttcaataatttagaatGGAAAAATGCAAGCCTTTTACATGGTTCATATTGGTTATCTAATGCTAAACAACTTCTTAATTGAGTTGGTTCAATGTTTAAGATAAAAGTTTGAATTACTGAAATTTGATAACTATAAAATAATCTAGTGTCTAGGTCTAACCTCCAGCCATGTTTATCCAGTATTAACTTAAcagaattaataatagaattagCTAATCGaagattatttatattttctccTTGACTCAAAAGGTAATTCAATTGGATATTAACTTTaagttttaaaatagtATGATCATAAGGTGCAATCTTTAATAGCTGACTTATTAAATCGATATATTTGTCATAAGTTtgttgatttaaatatgaatttataaaattttcatccTTATCGTGatactttttttcaatctcATTGAATAGAGTGgcatttaaaattttaaagctTTGTATATGTGGATCAACATCATCAATGATCATTTCCCATAACCCTAATTGACGGTATAATTTCTGTAATCTATTGTATGCCAAATGACCATATgtatcattaatatcacCGTGCTTTTCTTGATTATCTACAGTAGATTCTAAGGCATCAAGTGCTCTTTTATCATGGCCTTGAGACAGATGGATCAATGCTGATTTGTAATATAATTGATTCAATAAGTATTTCTTCCTTCTACTACGTGTAATATCTTGTTCATTGTCATTTTCTATAGAACATGAATTGACCTTATTAATCAACTTATCAAATTGAGATAAAGATTTAGCAGAAATTTGTAACTGTTTACCTAAGCTTTCTAATTCATCCCAATTACAACCAGGAATAGAGTGGCTCGAAGTAGAAGAAGTTTCCATGGCAAAAGTACCCCTAATAGGAATTCCTACCAtcaataattgtaatagGAAAAACCACCATTTACAATAGTAGAAATGAGCCAATAACATGATTGTCACTAACTAATACTTATTACCGTGATTATTTATCGCTAAGTGAATTTACTTTAATATTGTATGTAATAATGTTTGTTAATTCCttgatatatattatttttttttccaccaatgaatattaaaactttCATTCAGTAGGTTGAAACTATTCAATTCTCATATTGAAACTCcgaatttaaaaaaataacaccTATACATTTAAAGAAGCTTCAATTGAAAAGGCCGTTATAAATTTGactttaataaagatatcTACGGTAATACAGTAAGATAAGTTCTTTAACATTTTCTGGTTCTACATAGTGTATATTGAACGTCCCATATCTTGAAATTCTTAGACTTTTTAAGTGACACCAATCAAAATCGACACATTCAGTGCCTGTCTCAAGATTGTGGAGCCTCTTGAGGAGGAATATTTCTCGATATAGTTCTTAAGAAGTAGGATGTCAAATTTATATCCcataattttctattttcataatttaaTCTTTCCTTATAGTAGTTTCCTGCAAAATGACGTTTTCCCAAaagtttttcaattttgcATTCTACTTAGGTAGTTTGGTTTTCCTAATTTTTCCCAACAATTAGGTACCCTTTAAAAATACGATTTGAGAATAGATTGGCCCTAATTCGTCAAAGCACGTTTACTGTGGacaattaaagataaaagaCGCATGGATGAGATTACAAGATCTGGAAATTGACGTGAGGCTTTGATATTCCGAGGTTTAGAAATTGTTTGTAAGCAACctgtaatatatatataaacacAAACATGGATATAAACGTGGATAAGTAGATAAATTCTTGGTTCTCTCTTTgtaatttaaaaagaaaaaaaatctgataaataatattaaactaAGCTGATGGAAcagttttcttttttgacGATCGCGTATTTGGTATTTCAATCTGTATTGCAAGTTATTATAATCTCATTTGCAGGTTTCTGGAGTGCTTATTCTGGGCTACTTCCAAAGAGTGCTCAAAAAGTAGTCTCAAAATTAAACGTAGATCTATTTACTCCATGTCTGATCTTCAGCAAATTGGCAAGATCGTTGTCTGTTGCCAAAGCTATTGAAATATCCATCATTCCTTTATTCTTCATTTTAACAACatttatttcatatttttcagGAAGTATAGTTGCTAAGTTTTTGagattaaataaaaatgaatcaaattttattattggtaatTCAATCTTTGGTAATAGTAACTCATTGCCTGTTTCTTTAACCGTTTCATTAGCCTATACATTACCTGATTTAACTTGGGATCAAATCCAAGATGATACAAGAGATAATGTTGCTTCAAGAggtttattatatttattaattttccAACAATTTGGTCAAATGTTACGTTGGAGTTGGGGCTATAATACTTTATTAAGATGGACTGATGGTATTAATCCAAATAGACATCCATCCATTTTATCACAATCTCAATTAGAAGAACAAAATTTGCCAACTTCTACTTCAAGAGGAAGTAGGAAATCTAACTTTATTTCCACAATTCAAAGAGTAGAAGATCCACAGGAATCATTATCTGTGGAATATTACGGTGAAGAAGAACCACAAGATTTACCACAGAATCCTGTTCAATTATCATCTGATCAACAAGTTATTCAAGAATCTAAGTGGCAAAAATTTATCAGTAGATTACGTCAACAATTGAATCCTCCTTTATACTCAATGATTATATCTGTATTTGTTGCATCTGTGACGCCGATACAAagagaattatttatagaagatggatttattaataatactcTTGCTGAGGCTGTCGATCAATTAGGTTCAGTGTCGATCcctttaatattaattgttttgGGATCAAATCTTTACCCATCTCCTCCCAAAGGAGAAAATGATATCACTGACGATAATTATGTTATAAGACGTTCACAGaatcataataaattaGTTTTTGGTTCTATTGTTGGTAGAATGATCTTaccttcaatttttttattaccaaTCATTACATTAttagtaaaatatattaatacaaGTATTTTAGATGATCCAATTTTCTTAGTAGTTGGATTTTTATTGACAGTTTCTCCACCTGCTATTCAATTAACACAAATTACgcaattaaatgaattttttgaagCTGAAATGGcaactattttattttgggGGTACGTTGTTTTAAGTTTACCTGTTAGTATTGTTGTAGTGTCAGGAGCAATCTCTGTTTTACAATGGGCAAATCCTCAGcattgattattattatgccTTTCctgaaaattaaaaaaaaaacaaaaaaaaacaaacaaaaaaaaacaaacaaacataaataaataaaatgcTACTCAAATACCGTTGCTTGTAATATTACTCCTACCCTCATaactattatttatttatttatttttttttttttacttttccCAAATATATTCCATCAATGTTTATgccatatatatatagatagcTATACCTCCATTCCTTCATTCTattgatatatttcaatttataatattcttGTTCGTACTctctttattaattcaataacAAGCTAATATTCTACAAATACACTCGATGATTTTGATATAACCCAACATGGATTAAAATAAtctattttaattgattttattttattttattttatattttttttaaaataaaataaaattaaataactCCACTCTTACGCGAAAACTTGACgcgtattttttttttatttttaaagaagatCAGTACAATTTTTAACAATGTTGTAAAGATTTACATAGTTGTTACTTTAAAACatcatataatatatatcaaattctattgattcaattttatagttttttatttattttttttaaaaaacaaattgtatttaatcaaaacaaacaaatttaataagCAAATATGtacattaaaaaattaccaTAAAAGGATTTAAAACCTATAGAAATGAAACAGTTatagataatttatcaCCTCATGataatgttattattggtaaGAATGGGTCAGGTAAATCCAATCTTTTCTCTGCTCTAAGGTTTGTATTATCGGAttcatatattaatttgaaaagagaTGAAAGACAAGGTTTAATTCATCAAGGTACGGGATCAATAATGAGCGCATCAGTCGAAGTTAtctttgataataatgatgaacaAATGTCATTACCTACTGGAGTTAAACCTAAACCTAACAATGAAGTATCTATAAGAAGAACCATTGGGTTGAAAAAAGATGATTATCAAATTAATGATAGAAATATTACTAGAGGAGATATGATTCGAATGTTGGAAAGCGTTGGATTTTCCATGAGTAATCCATATAACATTGTACCTCAAGGTAAAATAATTGCCTTGACTAATGCCAAGGATAAagaaagattattattattagaggAAGTTGTTGGTGctaaatcatttgaaaataaacttcaagcatcattattaaagatgGATGAAACAGAACAAAaaagatttcaaattaataaagagatgaaagaattggaaaataaattgaatgaGATGGAACAAGAGAAAATTGAATTGgagaaatataataatttggagaaaaataaaaaagttataCAATTCAATCTTTATGATCGAGAATTGAATGATATTATAAaccaaattgaaaaattagatattgaatataattctattttaatatcaagtgaaaaatatttgcaagaattagataaaagagaattaattattgaacaattgaaaatgaaattaaatcatattgaagatgaattaaagattaaaaatcaaagtgaatttgaagaattgaataatacAAAGGATGCAATTTCACAAAAAATTACtaattatcaaattaaaattaaagaatttgaaaataaaattaaaacaaataaaagtcaattaaaaattaataatcaaaatttaaaattattagatgaattgattaatgaaaaacaattaGAATTGAATGAGATTAAACCTCAATATGAAGAATTGAACAATGTTAAtcaagatttaaaatttgaaattaataaattaaaagatcaagaaaaaattttaattattaaaaataataaatattcacaATTTGCCAATATTGAAGAACGAAATGAATGGATtcaagaagaaattaacaatttgaatttgaatttaaccacattaaataatacatGTAAGGGCTTAGAGGATGAAGAAATGGATTTGACAAGAGAATTTGATGAAATCAATCAAAAAATCCAAGATTTAAATACAAGTATTAATGAATCGACAATCACCATTGATGAGATTGAACatgaaataaaagatttgaaTGAAATGTATACCAAGGAAATTGATAAGAGGAAAGAATTATGgagagaagaaaataaattggaTACAGTATTAGAAACTAATCTTGATTCAATTAATCGAATTGAAAGatcaattaatgaaaacATTGATTATAGTTTATCTCAAGGTATAAGTAATGTTAAAGAAattgttaataaattaaatatccCAGAGACAAGTATATATGGTACATTGGgagaattaattaaagtatctgaaaaatataaaagatgTGTTGAGATTATTGCTggaaattcattatttaatattattgtgGATACAGATGAAACTGCGAGTCAAATTATGAATGAATTAATTCGAATGCAAAATGGTAGAGTTACATTTATTCCATTGAATCGAATTGAAAATGGGgtgaatataaattatccATCCAATGAAGAATCTAATTGTACTgcattaattaaaaaaattaaatatgataaaaaatttgaaaaagtgATTCGAAATGTATTTGGTAAAACCATTGTAGTGAAAGATTTACAATTGGGGAACCGATTATGtaaagaattcaaattacAAGCCATTACATTGGATGGTGATAGAATAGATTCGAAAGGTGTAGTTAGTGGTggttattttaatatcaatagaCGTAGTCGAttggataatttaaaagaattacaaCGTAGTAGAAATGTTTATAAGAATACGATGAAAGAACTTGCCCAAATAAAAGATGAGATTTCTCAAATAGATGATGAGATTGATAAGATCAATGCTGAGATTAGAGAAGTGAGTGGTAAGAGAGAACGTGTTATGATTAAGAATGAAGATGGGAGATTGAAATTGAACCAATCCAAGACTCAATTGTATAATTTAGAAGAGACAATGGTGAATGTTAAGAATAAACGAGAACAAATGGAGAAGAATGTTTTGTTGAATGAGGCgaaattgaaagaatatgaattggaaatgaataaagaatttgtgAATGGCAATGATGGTGAGTTGGGTGATGGCGATGATGAGTTGCGTGATATTAGTTTACAATTGAAATCCAAAGAGGAAAAGATGTTACAACAAAATGAATCGTTAATGGCattacaaattcaaatggaTGAATTGAAAGCTGAATTAGAATCGAAATTAATTCGTCAACGAGATGAAGTGGAATTGAAAATCTTACAATGTGATAATGAAGGGATGgaagaagaattgaaaaatttgcaATATCAAGAGATGGATGAAACCAAAGCCATGgaaacaattgaaaatgatatcgACAAGATGTACAAggatttgaaagaattgaaagaaCGCAAGGGTAAAGAGAATGAAGTGTTGAACAAGGCCAATTCACAACAGATGTTATTAGTGGAGACGTTGGAGAAATACAAGCAAGATGTGGAGAAAATCATGATCAAAAGGAGTACGTTGAATAAACGTAAAGTTGAAGTGGAGACACAAATTCGAGAAGTTGGGTTAATCAGTGAAGATGCTCTGACGAAATATACGGATATCCAGAGTGAAGAACTTGTGGAACAATTGAATGATTGTA
This DNA window, taken from Henningerozyma blattae CBS 6284 chromosome 3, complete genome, encodes the following:
- the JEM1 gene encoding Jem1p (similar to Saccharomyces cerevisiae JEM1 (YJL073W); ancestral locus Anc_1.297), coding for MLLAHFYYCKWWFFLLQLLMVGIPIRGTFAMETSSTSSHSIPGCNWDELESLGKQLQISAKSLSQFDKLINKVNSCSIENDNEQDITRSRRKKYLLNQLYYKSALIHLSQGHDKRALDALESTVDNQEKHGDINDTYGHLAYNRLQKLYRQLGLWEMIIDDVDPHIQSFKILNATLFNEIEKKYHDKDENFINSYLNQQTYDKYIDLISQLLKIAPYDHTILKLKVNIQLNYLLSQGENINNLRLANSIINSVKLILDKHGWRLDLDTRLFYSYQISVIQTFILNIEPTQLRSCLALDNQYEPCKRLAFFHSKLLKINPARSLINSKDEFLKMQRSSSNNKYTSSKKEKDWQRVLTFYVSDKDPFFEIQDPQYIFTNNYDLIQALTDQFINSILKLSNTNQLLFTVNISTDFIIFIDTLICQSIFEINYNSKLNSKEKKKLTKLNLNHYSTKYCSKAIKNFLDDELKFQELTDYNNILTQAVLPEDIMDRLLDNYPQLCFYFIQTVLKKNKIINKNNKLKSRELYSKVDKYFKDRELYKSQNKVVSKLSEIILDINNKYNQEQTNRRQQQQQQQQQQQQRQHFFNQQQRAQPPPPANADMANKDYYKILGVKKNSQLKEIRKSYLSLTKKYHPDKQGQLSEEEQERNHKKMEQINEAYECLSDESKRKEYDLSRGSDNRAPNFGNQRQQQRYQNNMFREQNRFGRNFHFNFNFGR
- the TBLA0C02730 gene encoding uncharacterized protein (similar to Saccharomyces cerevisiae YBR287W; ancestral locus Anc_1.296); this translates as MEQFSFLTIAYLVFQSVLQVIIISFAGFWSAYSGLLPKSAQKVVSKLNVDLFTPCLIFSKLARSLSVAKAIEISIIPLFFILTTFISYFSGSIVAKFLRLNKNESNFIIGNSIFGNSNSLPVSLTVSLAYTLPDLTWDQIQDDTRDNVASRGLLYLLIFQQFGQMLRWSWGYNTLLRWTDGINPNRHPSILSQSQLEEQNLPTSTSRGSRKSNFISTIQRVEDPQESLSVEYYGEEEPQDLPQNPVQLSSDQQVIQESKWQKFISRLRQQLNPPLYSMIISVFVASVTPIQRELFIEDGFINNTLAEAVDQLGSVSIPLILIVLGSNLYPSPPKGENDITDDNYVIRRSQNHNKLVFGSIVGRMILPSIFLLPIITLLVKYINTSILDDPIFLVVGFLLTVSPPAIQLTQITQLNEFFEAEMATILFWGYVVLSLPVSIVVVSGAISVLQWANPQH
- the SMC3 gene encoding cohesin subunit SMC3 (similar to Saccharomyces cerevisiae SMC3 (YJL074C); ancestral locus Anc_1.295), which produces MSASVEVIFDNNDEQMSLPTGVKPKPNNEVSIRRTIGLKKDDYQINDRNITRGDMIRMLESVGFSMSNPYNIVPQGKIIALTNAKDKERLLLLEEVVGAKSFENKLQASLLKMDETEQKRFQINKEMKELENKLNEMEQEKIELEKYNNLEKNKKVIQFNLYDRELNDIINQIEKLDIEYNSILISSEKYLQELDKRELIIEQLKMKLNHIEDELKIKNQSEFEELNNTKDAISQKITNYQIKIKEFENKIKTNKSQLKINNQNLKLLDELINEKQLELNEIKPQYEELNNVNQDLKFEINKLKDQEKILIIKNNKYSQFANIEERNEWIQEEINNLNLNLTTLNNTCKGLEDEEMDLTREFDEINQKIQDLNTSINESTITIDEIEHEIKDLNEMYTKEIDKRKELWREENKLDTVLETNLDSINRIERSINENIDYSLSQGISNVKEIVNKLNIPETSIYGTLGELIKVSEKYKRCVEIIAGNSLFNIIVDTDETASQIMNELIRMQNGRVTFIPLNRIENGVNINYPSNEESNCTALIKKIKYDKKFEKVIRNVFGKTIVVKDLQLGNRLCKEFKLQAITLDGDRIDSKGVVSGGYFNINRRSRLDNLKELQRSRNVYKNTMKELAQIKDEISQIDDEIDKINAEIREVSGKRERVMIKNEDGRLKLNQSKTQLYNLEETMVNVKNKREQMEKNVLLNEAKLKEYELEMNKEFVNGNDGELGDGDDELRDISLQLKSKEEKMLQQNESLMALQIQMDELKAELESKLIRQRDEVELKILQCDNEGMEEELKNLQYQEMDETKAMETIENDIDKMYKDLKELKERKGKENEVLNKANSQQMLLVETLEKYKQDVEKIMIKRSTLNKRKVEVETQIREVGLISEDALTKYTDIQSEELVEQLNDCNDQMKEFSNVNKRALENFKKFHGKREELMGRSHELEESEESIKELIDNLKEQKVNAVERTFNQVSENFSDIFEQLVPRGTGELVIGRQGQEYSGVSIQVSFNSKNDEQLQIEQLSGGQKTVCAIALILAIQQVDPAPFYLFDEIDAALDKEYRKSVSQVIKRLSQNGTQFILTTFRSDMIEIADMIYMVKYHNKVSSVYETNKTIAMNFVKGK